In one Neobacillus sp. CF12 genomic region, the following are encoded:
- a CDS encoding ribonuclease H-like YkuK family protein: MKNYQVFDYSFQNLREKSMSFEQVFEHIVKFMNLAPSGNYRLMVGTDSQVHKRHTIFITGIVIQNQGKGAWACIRKIIIPRKMTHLHERISFELSLTEDIVALFTEERKTRLINIVLPFVYQGATFTMEGHIDIGAGKRNKTREFVKEMVARMESMGVEPKIKPNAFVASSYANRYTK; the protein is encoded by the coding sequence ATGAAAAATTATCAGGTTTTTGATTATTCATTTCAAAATCTTCGCGAAAAAAGCATGTCGTTTGAACAGGTTTTCGAACACATTGTCAAATTCATGAATTTAGCACCCAGTGGAAATTATCGGTTAATGGTTGGAACGGATTCGCAGGTTCATAAACGACATACCATTTTTATTACGGGAATTGTCATTCAAAATCAGGGTAAAGGCGCTTGGGCGTGCATTAGGAAGATTATCATCCCAAGAAAAATGACACACCTGCATGAGAGGATTTCTTTTGAGCTCTCATTAACAGAGGACATTGTTGCTTTATTTACGGAGGAAAGAAAGACTCGCTTGATCAATATCGTCCTTCCCTTTGTCTATCAAGGGGCAACGTTCACCATGGAAGGTCATATTGATATCGGAGCCGGTAAACGCAACAAAACGAGAGAGTTTGTAAAAGAAATGGTCGCTCGTATGGAATCCATGGGAGTCGAGCCAAAGATTAAACCAAATGCCTTCGTTGCATCAAGCTATGCCAACCGATACACAAAATAG
- a CDS encoding amidohydrolase, with product MIADFEKQILNWFEDFHANPEVSWKEFRTTQTIANILDNFGVTYRTFSDVTGLIAEIGDGDEVIGVRAEMDALWQEVDGVWQGNHSCGHDAIISMVLGALLYLKDQRLTKRLRFIFQPAEEKGNGSLAMIEKGAIDNVSHLFGIHLRPIEELPMGRVSASIHHGAAIFLEGKVLGEDAHGARPHQGKNALDVIVGLHQFIKSIYLSPFEAYSAKLTKVIAGGESLNIIPGSAEFAIDVRAQKNEVLEKLKDQIDHGMNSLKDLYGVNIEWKWSDFTPGAEVSEDAEAIAEEAILNIAGPEALAPPVITSGSDDFHFYTIKNPNLKATMIGVGANLQPGLHHPKMTFNQSALDVGARILAETLLRA from the coding sequence TTGATTGCAGATTTTGAAAAACAGATTCTGAATTGGTTTGAGGATTTCCATGCTAATCCGGAGGTTAGTTGGAAGGAGTTTCGAACGACCCAAACGATTGCAAATATTTTAGATAATTTTGGTGTTACATACCGTACTTTTTCTGATGTCACTGGGCTTATCGCAGAAATAGGGGATGGGGACGAAGTTATCGGTGTTCGAGCGGAAATGGATGCTTTATGGCAAGAGGTGGATGGAGTCTGGCAGGGGAACCACTCTTGTGGTCATGATGCAATTATCTCTATGGTACTTGGAGCATTACTTTACTTGAAGGATCAGCGTCTCACGAAAAGGCTGCGTTTTATTTTCCAGCCGGCGGAGGAAAAAGGAAACGGTTCACTTGCGATGATAGAAAAGGGGGCCATTGATAATGTGAGCCACTTATTCGGGATTCACCTTCGTCCGATAGAAGAGCTTCCTATGGGACGAGTTTCAGCCTCCATTCATCACGGAGCAGCTATCTTTCTAGAAGGAAAAGTACTTGGTGAAGACGCGCACGGCGCCAGGCCGCACCAGGGCAAGAATGCGCTGGACGTGATTGTTGGGCTGCACCAGTTCATCAAGTCTATTTATCTATCACCGTTTGAAGCCTATTCGGCGAAACTTACAAAAGTTATTGCTGGCGGTGAGAGCTTAAACATTATCCCGGGTTCTGCGGAATTTGCAATCGATGTCCGGGCGCAGAAAAATGAAGTTTTAGAAAAACTTAAGGACCAAATTGATCACGGTATGAACAGCCTAAAGGATCTTTACGGTGTAAATATTGAGTGGAAATGGAGTGATTTTACTCCAGGTGCTGAAGTTTCTGAAGATGCAGAAGCAATAGCAGAAGAAGCGATTCTGAATATTGCTGGCCCTGAGGCACTTGCACCGCCTGTCATTACGTCTGGCAGTGATGATTTTCATTTTTACACTATTAAGAATCCAAACTTAAAAGCGACGATGATTGGTGTGGGGGCAAATCTTCAGCCGGGATTACATCATCCTAAAATGACTTTTAACCAATCTGCCCTTGACGTTGGGGCACGAATACTTGCGGAAACGCTGCTAAGAGCTTAA
- a CDS encoding phosphatase PAP2 family protein codes for MMRKIQSLYQFECRVFLEINSHFDKRIMNLFFRTITQIGGALFISATTLLLILFTSNQTRLTAISSAAALALSHIPVQLAKKLFPRKRPYLQIETTKILPNPLKDHSFPSGHTTAVFSVIVPFLLQTPSLAAVLIPLGLSVGISRIYLGLHYPSDVIAGGILGGSFGSLCFYFLS; via the coding sequence ATGATGAGAAAAATCCAATCCTTATATCAATTTGAATGCAGAGTTTTTCTAGAGATTAATAGCCATTTTGATAAAAGGATTATGAATCTGTTTTTCCGCACGATTACTCAAATTGGCGGTGCTCTCTTTATCAGTGCTACAACACTATTACTCATCCTCTTTACATCAAATCAAACCAGACTTACAGCCATTTCAAGTGCTGCTGCCTTGGCTCTAAGTCATATACCTGTTCAACTGGCTAAAAAGCTTTTCCCGCGAAAAAGACCCTATCTACAAATTGAAACAACTAAAATCTTACCAAATCCTTTGAAAGATCATTCTTTTCCATCTGGCCATACAACAGCTGTTTTCTCAGTTATTGTTCCATTTTTGCTTCAAACACCCTCTTTGGCTGCCGTTCTCATTCCTTTAGGGCTTAGCGTAGGCATTTCGAGAATCTATCTAGGTCTTCATTATCCTTCAGATGTTATTGCAGGAGGAATTCTTGGTGGAAGTTTCGGCAGTCTCTGTTTTTATTTCTTATCCTAG
- a CDS encoding glycosyltransferase family 1 protein: MKIAFFTDTFYPEVNGVANTLKRFTHYLENQPISYKVFAPVSVSTEYVSDHIHRFKSLSFFLYPECRFAIPNILQLKSEMEQFSPDLIHVATPFTMGLSGVYFAKKFNIPLVGSYHTDFNNYLQYYDLQFLAKPLWRYMKWFHRSLEKLFVPSIDSFEKLNSQGFKNLEIWPRGVDCQTYHPNYENVMTRNRYSIFEKFILTYVGRLAPEKDLKTLMKIADSLPPEINEQVHWLIAGDGPLLAELQRAALPNMTFTGYLKGVELAEIYSATDLFIFPSPTETFGNVVLEALASGTPVIGANAGGVKNIISSGTNGYLCEPGNAEDFINHIVQLLGDDLSRAQMAINARKYALSQKWDQIFEDVINQYSSVINKPAKKIYA, translated from the coding sequence TTGAAAATTGCTTTTTTCACAGATACCTTTTATCCAGAAGTAAACGGAGTTGCCAATACACTTAAAAGATTTACTCATTATCTTGAAAATCAACCTATTTCCTACAAAGTTTTTGCACCTGTTTCCGTATCAACCGAATATGTTTCTGATCATATTCACCGATTTAAAAGCCTTTCCTTTTTTCTTTATCCTGAATGTAGATTCGCTATTCCCAACATCTTGCAGCTTAAGTCTGAAATGGAGCAATTCTCTCCAGATTTGATTCATGTTGCCACGCCATTCACAATGGGTCTTTCTGGTGTTTATTTTGCAAAAAAATTTAATATTCCCCTCGTCGGCTCCTATCATACCGATTTCAATAATTATTTACAGTACTATGACCTTCAATTCTTAGCTAAACCTCTTTGGAGATATATGAAATGGTTTCATCGCTCACTTGAAAAACTCTTTGTGCCTTCAATTGACAGTTTTGAAAAACTAAATAGCCAAGGTTTCAAAAACTTAGAAATCTGGCCTAGAGGTGTAGATTGCCAAACCTATCACCCTAATTATGAAAATGTAATGACTCGCAATCGTTATTCCATTTTTGAAAAGTTTATCCTAACTTATGTTGGCAGACTGGCACCGGAAAAGGATCTAAAAACGCTGATGAAAATCGCTGACTCACTCCCTCCTGAAATAAATGAACAAGTACATTGGCTGATTGCAGGCGATGGTCCACTGCTTGCGGAACTTCAAAGGGCAGCCCTCCCAAATATGACCTTTACAGGCTACTTGAAAGGTGTTGAACTGGCAGAAATCTATTCAGCGACAGACCTATTTATCTTTCCATCTCCAACTGAAACGTTTGGTAATGTTGTTCTTGAGGCTCTTGCAAGTGGGACACCCGTGATTGGTGCGAATGCAGGCGGTGTAAAAAATATTATTTCGAGCGGAACAAACGGTTATTTGTGTGAGCCAGGGAATGCGGAGGATTTCATTAACCATATTGTTCAATTGTTAGGCGATGACCTTTCCAGAGCGCAAATGGCGATAAATGCTCGGAAGTATGCACTTTCACAAAAATGGGACCAGATTTTTGAGGATGTCATTAACCAGTATTCAAGTGTGATAAATAAACCGGCAAAAAAAATTTATGCTTGA
- a CDS encoding PadR family transcriptional regulator — protein sequence MSTLLNSLTTELRRGTLTLAVLSQLRTQQYGYSLVQRLEQCGITIEQSTLYPLLRRLEKQELVTSNWDTTESRPRRYYVLTPYGIEIYQQLKKEWEKTSQELSQLIKGDENG from the coding sequence ATGAGTACCTTATTAAACTCTTTAACGACAGAACTAAGGAGAGGGACATTGACATTAGCAGTGTTAAGCCAGTTGCGAACTCAGCAATATGGATATTCTCTTGTCCAACGATTAGAGCAGTGTGGGATCACGATCGAGCAGAGTACACTATATCCTTTGCTTCGCCGACTGGAAAAGCAAGAGTTAGTTACAAGCAACTGGGATACAACGGAAAGCAGACCACGCAGGTATTATGTATTAACACCATATGGAATAGAAATCTACCAACAATTAAAGAAAGAATGGGAAAAGACTTCTCAGGAACTTTCCCAACTAATAAAAGGAGATGAAAATGGATGA
- a CDS encoding UDP-glucose/GDP-mannose dehydrogenase family protein produces MRITVAGAGNVGLVTAVCLAETGHHVTCLDTHKEKIEMLEQGHSPFYEPGLEPLLEKNLANGNLCFTANPNHAYSEAEIIVIAVGTPEKRDGSIDLSYVYAAAYHIANTIKNDVIVCIKSTVPAGTNDIIKQIFYHSKPRHLKIDVVSNPEFLREGSAIMDFFLGDRIVIGTDSPEAASIMEQLYLPLKIPILFTDIRSAEMIKYASNAFLATKISFINEIANLCEKVGANIEEVSYGMGMDKRIGTSYLQAGIGYGGSCFPKDTKALVQLAGNVHHPFELLESVIRVNQRQHSLLVAKAKEIAGSLKGKKAAVLGLAFKPETDDIREAVSLTIIKELLEEGSIIMAYDPIAVPKAEKLLGKSIEYTTNIREALKGADFAVIATEWDQIKHLPLNTYVDYMKEPIVLDGRNCYSLKDIQRYSITYVSIGRPSIENVERAQQH; encoded by the coding sequence ATGAGGATTACAGTTGCAGGGGCAGGAAACGTTGGATTGGTTACAGCCGTTTGTTTGGCTGAAACAGGGCATCATGTAACCTGTTTAGATACTCACAAAGAAAAAATAGAAATGCTAGAACAAGGACACAGTCCCTTCTATGAACCCGGGCTGGAACCTTTATTAGAAAAGAATCTCGCCAACGGGAATCTCTGTTTTACAGCAAACCCAAATCACGCCTATTCTGAGGCTGAAATCATTGTTATTGCAGTTGGAACTCCTGAAAAAAGAGATGGTTCGATAGACTTATCTTATGTTTACGCAGCTGCTTACCACATTGCTAACACGATAAAAAATGATGTTATAGTCTGTATTAAAAGCACTGTACCCGCCGGAACAAACGATATTATCAAGCAAATTTTCTATCATAGCAAGCCACGTCACCTCAAAATTGATGTTGTATCGAATCCGGAATTCCTACGCGAAGGTTCGGCGATAATGGATTTCTTTTTAGGCGATCGGATCGTAATTGGCACCGATAGCCCTGAAGCAGCATCGATTATGGAACAGCTCTACCTTCCATTAAAGATTCCGATACTATTCACTGATATTCGGAGCGCTGAAATGATTAAATATGCCTCCAACGCCTTTCTTGCAACAAAAATAAGTTTTATTAATGAGATTGCCAATCTTTGTGAAAAGGTTGGCGCAAATATTGAGGAAGTCTCTTATGGGATGGGAATGGATAAACGAATTGGAACTTCTTATCTTCAGGCTGGAATTGGCTATGGAGGTTCATGCTTTCCAAAGGACACAAAGGCACTCGTTCAATTGGCAGGAAATGTCCACCATCCCTTTGAACTGCTTGAGTCCGTCATTAGGGTAAATCAGCGTCAGCACTCCCTTTTAGTGGCGAAGGCAAAAGAAATAGCTGGATCATTAAAGGGGAAAAAAGCTGCCGTGCTTGGGCTTGCTTTTAAACCAGAAACGGATGATATCCGGGAAGCTGTCTCCTTAACTATTATTAAAGAATTACTTGAAGAAGGTTCAATCATCATGGCATATGACCCGATTGCGGTACCAAAAGCAGAGAAGCTACTAGGTAAATCAATTGAATACACAACCAATATTCGTGAAGCGCTTAAAGGTGCTGACTTTGCTGTCATTGCAACTGAGTGGGACCAAATAAAGCATCTTCCATTGAATACTTACGTTGACTATATGAAGGAACCGATTGTTTTGGATGGCCGAAATTGCTATTCCCTTAAGGATATTCAGCGATACTCGATTACCTACGTCTCAATTGGGAGACCGAGTATTGAAAATGTAGAGCGTGCCCAACAACATTAA
- a CDS encoding DinB family protein produces the protein MSVDVVENLTETRNRLLQEISGLSDEQLNRKPDQGTWSIAQVCHHLYLSESVFTQAIIYGLNKSNERKAERQPVQLAVDRTQKANAPDIVVPGNDPLDSQQIKELLNNSRNQFFEFYNHLEDKSILAEKSTKHPLFGYTPLDQWVDLIYLHEERHIEQIKEIKSLL, from the coding sequence ATGAGTGTAGATGTAGTCGAGAATTTAACTGAAACAAGGAATAGGTTGTTACAGGAGATTTCTGGCTTAAGCGATGAACAGCTGAATAGAAAGCCTGACCAGGGTACATGGAGTATTGCTCAGGTGTGTCATCATTTGTACTTATCCGAAAGTGTCTTTACACAAGCAATCATTTACGGATTGAATAAAAGCAACGAAAGAAAGGCAGAACGACAGCCTGTTCAACTGGCAGTTGACCGTACCCAGAAGGCAAACGCACCCGATATCGTTGTGCCTGGTAATGACCCCTTGGATTCTCAGCAGATTAAAGAACTCTTAAATAATTCAAGAAACCAATTTTTTGAGTTTTACAATCATCTTGAAGACAAGTCCATCCTAGCCGAAAAATCCACCAAGCATCCACTCTTTGGTTACACACCTTTAGACCAATGGGTTGATTTGATCTATCTCCATGAAGAGCGGCATATTGAGCAAATCAAGGAAATTAAATCTTTGCTATAA